One window from the genome of Methylomarinovum caldicuralii encodes:
- a CDS encoding pilus assembly PilX family protein, which produces MTNCKSFQTGAALIVGLVMLLVMTVLGVAAMQTNLLEEKMAGNYRDQNLAFQAAEAALRDAEADITPTSGRIISGLTGFAADCTNGLCDATAGFSDVWKDATKGPNGVTLGTYTGAGSLALVACQPRYWIEGYQAWPAGAASWKTQYRITAVGCGGNANTQVVLQEVFAP; this is translated from the coding sequence ATGACAAACTGTAAAAGCTTTCAGACCGGCGCCGCCCTGATCGTAGGGCTGGTGATGCTGCTGGTGATGACCGTGCTCGGGGTCGCCGCCATGCAGACCAATCTGCTGGAAGAAAAGATGGCCGGCAACTACCGCGATCAGAACCTGGCCTTCCAGGCCGCAGAAGCCGCGCTGCGGGACGCCGAAGCCGACATTACCCCTACTTCGGGAAGGATCATTTCCGGCCTGACCGGTTTCGCTGCTGACTGCACCAATGGCCTGTGCGATGCCACCGCCGGGTTTTCCGACGTCTGGAAGGATGCTACCAAGGGACCCAACGGCGTCACCCTGGGGACCTATACCGGCGCAGGTTCTTTGGCGCTGGTGGCCTGCCAGCCCAGATACTGGATCGAGGGATACCAGGCTTGGCCGGCGGGGGCCGCCTCGTGGAAAACCCAGTACCGCATCACGGCGGTCGGGTGCGGGGGGAACGCCAACACCCAGGTGGTGTTGCAGGAAGTGTTTGCGCCTTGA
- the hemB gene encoding porphobilinogen synthase: MNKYSLRYPRHRSRRMRRDAFSRRLMREHVLTAADLIWPVFVCEGENVREPVPSMPGVVRLSLDRLLREAEALAALKVPAIALFPVVPAEKKSDDAHEAWNPDGLAQRSVRALKRAVPELGVITDVALDPFTSHGQDGLIDAAGYVLNDETVAVLVRQALSHAEAGADIVAPSDMMDGRIGAIRTALEENGFTLTRILAYSAKYASHFYGPFRDAVGSAANLGGANKFTYQMDPANSDEALREAALDLEEGADMVMVKPGLPYLDVVRRVKETFGVPTFAYQVSGEYAMLKAAGQNGWLDERKAVLESLLAFKRAGADGILTYYAKEVAAWLREDPLAESIWE; the protein is encoded by the coding sequence ATGAATAAATATAGCCTACGTTATCCCCGCCATCGCTCCCGGCGTATGCGCCGCGATGCTTTCAGCCGCCGGTTGATGCGCGAGCACGTGCTGACCGCCGCCGACCTGATCTGGCCGGTGTTCGTGTGCGAGGGTGAGAACGTCCGCGAGCCGGTTCCCTCCATGCCCGGCGTCGTGCGCCTCAGCCTCGACCGGCTGCTGCGGGAGGCCGAGGCGCTGGCGGCCCTGAAGGTGCCGGCCATCGCCCTGTTTCCGGTGGTGCCGGCGGAGAAGAAGTCTGACGATGCCCACGAGGCCTGGAATCCCGACGGTCTGGCGCAGCGCAGCGTGCGCGCCCTGAAACGGGCCGTGCCGGAGCTGGGGGTCATCACCGATGTCGCCCTCGATCCGTTCACTTCCCACGGCCAGGACGGTCTGATCGACGCCGCCGGTTACGTGCTCAACGACGAAACCGTCGCCGTGCTGGTGCGCCAGGCCCTGTCCCACGCCGAGGCCGGGGCCGACATCGTCGCCCCCTCGGACATGATGGACGGCCGTATCGGCGCCATCCGCACCGCCCTGGAGGAAAACGGCTTCACCCTGACCCGGATTCTGGCCTATTCGGCCAAGTACGCCTCCCACTTCTACGGGCCGTTCCGCGACGCGGTGGGCTCGGCGGCCAACCTGGGCGGTGCCAACAAGTTCACCTATCAAATGGATCCGGCCAACAGCGACGAGGCCCTGCGCGAGGCGGCGCTGGATCTGGAGGAGGGCGCCGACATGGTGATGGTCAAGCCGGGCCTGCCCTATCTGGACGTGGTCCGCCGGGTGAAGGAAACTTTCGGGGTGCCGACCTTTGCCTATCAGGTCAGCGGCGAATACGCCATGCTCAAGGCGGCGGGCCAGAACGGCTGGCTCGACGAACGCAAGGCCGTGCTCGAATCCCTGCTGGCGTTCAAGCGTGCCGGGGCCGACGGCATTCTGACTTACTATGCCAAGGAGGTGGCGGCCTGGCTGCGGGAAGATCCGCTGGCGGAAAGCATTTGGGAGTGA
- a CDS encoding GspH/FimT family pseudopilin, which yields MFSRATGFTLIELMVTVAMAAIVLTVGVPGFQALVKNNRLTAAANELVGTLSLARSEAVKRGIRVTVCKSADGESCATSGYWEQGWIVFTDLNSDGAFADNGDSTPCESGEECILRVHGALPDTLTLRTGSNFSNWISYLPSGISRGNGGLANGTFRLCHGTDTADARSIAINTTGRVSVTKGASTCP from the coding sequence ATGTTTTCCAGAGCCACAGGCTTCACCCTCATCGAACTGATGGTCACCGTAGCCATGGCCGCCATCGTGCTGACGGTGGGGGTGCCGGGCTTTCAGGCGCTGGTCAAGAACAACCGCCTGACCGCCGCCGCCAACGAACTGGTCGGCACCCTCAGTCTGGCCCGCAGCGAGGCGGTCAAGCGGGGGATACGGGTGACCGTCTGCAAAAGCGCCGACGGAGAGAGCTGTGCCACTTCCGGTTACTGGGAACAGGGGTGGATCGTGTTCACTGATCTTAACAGTGACGGTGCCTTCGCCGACAATGGCGACTCGACGCCCTGCGAGAGCGGTGAAGAGTGCATTCTTCGGGTCCACGGCGCCCTGCCTGATACACTCACACTTCGGACAGGCAGCAACTTCAGCAACTGGATCAGCTACCTGCCTTCCGGCATCAGTCGGGGCAACGGGGGGCTGGCGAACGGTACTTTCCGCCTGTGTCACGGCACAGACACCGCCGATGCCCGCAGCATCGCTATCAACACAACAGGAAGGGTTTCCGTCACCAAGGGGGCTTCGACATGCCCGTGA
- a CDS encoding MlaC/ttg2D family ABC transporter substrate-binding protein yields the protein MQKLTITKTWLAWLLTLAGLMVMAGPIQAADDLLPPQQLIKEVSDQIQRELRQIDYKVDFKKAVEIVDKYIEPHVDFDRFAALVLGKYWRTATPAQRERFKREFKTMLIRTYATAYGEYADWEIRFKPIRDWSPKKKKVVVQTEFVQPGKQPAQVAFRMIRKGDEWKAYDVVIEGVDLVKNYRTTFTQEIAQTGSLDALIERLAQRNREALEKGPEASALVQPVAGA from the coding sequence ATGCAAAAGTTGACGATCACGAAAACCTGGCTCGCCTGGCTGCTCACCCTGGCGGGGCTGATGGTCATGGCAGGGCCGATCCAGGCGGCGGACGACCTGCTACCCCCACAGCAACTGATCAAGGAGGTTTCCGACCAGATCCAGCGCGAGCTGCGCCAGATCGACTACAAGGTGGACTTCAAGAAGGCGGTGGAGATCGTTGACAAGTACATCGAACCCCACGTCGATTTCGACCGCTTCGCCGCCCTGGTGCTGGGCAAATACTGGCGCACCGCCACCCCGGCGCAGCGCGAACGCTTCAAGCGGGAATTCAAGACCATGCTGATCCGCACCTACGCCACCGCCTACGGGGAATACGCCGACTGGGAGATCCGCTTCAAACCGATCCGCGACTGGAGCCCGAAGAAAAAGAAGGTGGTGGTGCAGACCGAGTTCGTCCAGCCCGGCAAACAGCCGGCGCAGGTCGCCTTCCGTATGATCCGCAAGGGCGACGAATGGAAGGCCTACGACGTCGTCATCGAGGGGGTGGATCTGGTGAAGAACTACCGCACCACCTTCACCCAGGAAATCGCCCAGACCGGCTCCCTCGACGCCCTCATCGAGCGCTTGGCGCAACGCAACCGCGAGGCGCTCGAGAAGGGTCCCGAAGCCTCAGCCCTCGTTCAGCCAGTCGCGGGGGCGTAG
- the cmoA gene encoding carboxy-S-adenosyl-L-methionine synthase CmoA has product MSSRDFDLNQSRDRLFADPQAPVAAFRFDERVARVFDDMIARSVPGYRTIVTATGLLGERLVSPHSRCYDLGCSLGAVSLALAQRITAPGCEIIAVDNAWPMLAQMRRRLAPLEPLPTPIRPVCADLADVRIDNASLVVLNFTLQFVPLQRRAELIARIHEGLVPGGALILSEKIALEDPCQQALFTDLHHAFKRAQGYSELEIARKRAALENVLVPEPLTVHRRRLEDAGFASIEVWFQYFNFLSLIAIKAPASTKPASAFTVAATDG; this is encoded by the coding sequence ATGTCTTCCCGGGATTTTGACCTGAACCAAAGCCGCGACCGGCTGTTCGCCGATCCCCAGGCCCCGGTCGCCGCCTTCCGCTTTGACGAGCGGGTCGCCAGAGTCTTCGACGACATGATCGCGCGCTCGGTGCCGGGCTACCGCACCATCGTCACCGCCACCGGCCTGCTCGGCGAACGCCTGGTTTCGCCCCACAGCCGCTGTTACGATCTGGGGTGCTCCCTGGGGGCGGTGAGCCTGGCGCTGGCGCAGCGGATCACCGCCCCCGGCTGTGAGATCATCGCCGTCGACAACGCCTGGCCGATGCTGGCGCAGATGCGCCGGCGCCTCGCTCCGCTGGAGCCGCTGCCAACGCCCATCCGCCCCGTCTGCGCCGATCTGGCCGACGTCCGCATCGACAACGCTTCCCTGGTGGTGCTCAATTTCACCCTCCAGTTCGTGCCCCTACAGCGGCGGGCCGAGCTGATCGCCCGCATCCACGAAGGGCTGGTCCCCGGCGGCGCCCTGATCCTGTCGGAGAAGATCGCCCTCGAAGATCCCTGTCAGCAGGCCCTGTTCACCGACCTGCATCACGCCTTCAAGCGCGCCCAGGGCTACAGCGAGCTGGAGATCGCCCGCAAGCGCGCGGCCCTGGAGAATGTATTGGTCCCCGAACCGCTCACCGTCCATCGCCGCCGCCTGGAAGATGCGGGATTTGCCAGCATCGAGGTGTGGTTCCAGTACTTCAACTTTCTGTCGCTGATCGCGATCAAGGCCCCGGCATCGACAAAACCGGCTTCAGCCTTTACAGTGGCAGCAACCGACGGCTGA
- the pilV gene encoding type IV pilus modification protein PilV: MPVKCRGFTLIEILVAVLVLAIGLLGLAKLQTFGLHSSHGANLRTQATLLAYDMTDRMRANRAGFQGGFYNNPTPADHNCVWDGHAPSVCTPQQMAEHDVWEWNTAVGQGLPQGVGVVCLDATPDDGDDTNGDGTVDTREYACDNNGSLYVVKLWWVDEFDSAGNPVIKRFVTVFQP, translated from the coding sequence ATGCCCGTGAAATGCCGGGGGTTCACGCTGATTGAAATTCTGGTCGCCGTCCTGGTCCTGGCCATCGGCCTGCTCGGCCTGGCCAAGCTGCAGACCTTCGGTCTCCACAGCAGCCATGGCGCCAACCTGCGCACCCAGGCCACCCTGCTGGCCTACGACATGACCGACCGGATGCGGGCCAACCGGGCGGGTTTCCAGGGTGGTTTTTACAACAATCCAACCCCCGCCGACCATAACTGCGTCTGGGACGGCCACGCGCCTTCCGTCTGCACTCCCCAGCAGATGGCTGAGCACGATGTCTGGGAATGGAATACCGCCGTGGGCCAAGGGCTGCCCCAGGGCGTGGGGGTGGTCTGCCTCGACGCCACCCCCGATGACGGCGACGATACGAATGGTGACGGCACGGTGGATACGCGCGAATACGCCTGCGACAACAACGGCAGCCTCTACGTGGTCAAGCTGTGGTGGGTGGATGAATTCGACAGCGCCGGCAATCCGGTCATCAAACGCTTCGTGACGGTGTTCCAGCCATGA
- a CDS encoding alpha/beta family hydrolase: protein MNRFERKIQVTADKAVTSVWAVPDGYDRRRGLILAHGAGAGMDHPFITFVHEQMAARGLLSVKFNFSYMEAGRKAPDRAPLLQATWKAVIDAVRRDRELAPRQWYLAGKSMGGRIASLLTAEGESCDSLIFLGYPLHPPGKPEKLRADHLPRIPCPMLFIQGDRDRLCDLDRLRDVLKTLTAPLTLHVIEGGDHSFKVPKRAGRTEEAVWREIVEVMSTWISRAHQSATTMHSNPNGK, encoded by the coding sequence ATGAACCGGTTCGAACGCAAAATCCAGGTCACCGCCGACAAGGCCGTCACCAGCGTATGGGCGGTCCCGGACGGCTACGACCGCCGCCGCGGCCTGATCCTGGCCCACGGCGCCGGGGCCGGCATGGACCATCCGTTCATCACCTTCGTCCACGAGCAGATGGCGGCGCGGGGGTTGCTTTCGGTCAAGTTCAACTTTTCCTACATGGAGGCGGGCCGCAAGGCGCCGGACCGGGCGCCACTGCTGCAGGCGACCTGGAAAGCGGTCATCGACGCGGTGCGCCGGGACCGGGAACTGGCCCCGCGCCAATGGTATCTGGCCGGCAAGAGCATGGGCGGGCGCATCGCCTCCCTGCTGACGGCCGAGGGCGAGTCCTGCGACAGCCTGATTTTCCTCGGCTATCCCCTGCACCCGCCCGGCAAGCCGGAGAAGCTGCGCGCCGACCACCTGCCCCGCATCCCCTGCCCGATGCTGTTCATCCAGGGCGACCGCGACCGCCTCTGCGATCTCGACCGCCTGCGCGACGTCCTGAAAACCCTGACGGCGCCGCTCACTCTCCACGTCATCGAAGGCGGCGATCACTCCTTCAAGGTGCCAAAGCGCGCCGGCCGCACGGAGGAAGCGGTTTGGCGGGAGATCGTCGAGGTCATGTCCACCTGGATCAGCCGGGCCCACCAGTCGGCCACCACCATGCACTCCAATCCGAACGGCAAATAA
- the hemF gene encoding oxygen-dependent coproporphyrinogen oxidase: MSQVDLAAVKAYLLQLQEAICRSLESAEPVARFQEDRWEYERGEGGGRTRVIADGETFEKGGVNFSHVVGERLPAAATAHRPELAGRRFQAVGVSLVIHPRNPYVPTSHANVRFFVAEKDGAEPVWWFGGGFDLTPYYPFREDVIHWHRVAREACEPFGAEVYPRFKRWCDEYFYLKHRGETRGVGGLFFDDLNDWGFERCFAFLRSVGDHYIPAYLPIVERRKDLPYGEREREFQAYRRGRYVEFNLIYDRGTIFGLQSGGRTESILMSLPPVAKWAYNWRPPEGSKEAELYDYLRPRDWLNEG; the protein is encoded by the coding sequence ATGAGTCAAGTCGATCTGGCAGCGGTCAAAGCGTATCTGCTGCAGCTTCAGGAGGCCATCTGCCGAAGCCTGGAAAGCGCCGAACCGGTTGCCCGCTTCCAGGAGGACCGTTGGGAGTACGAGCGCGGCGAGGGCGGCGGGCGTACCCGGGTGATCGCCGACGGCGAAACCTTCGAGAAAGGCGGGGTCAATTTCTCTCACGTCGTGGGGGAGCGGCTGCCTGCGGCCGCCACCGCCCACCGTCCCGAGCTGGCCGGGCGGCGGTTCCAGGCGGTGGGGGTGTCGCTGGTGATCCATCCGCGCAACCCCTACGTGCCCACTTCCCACGCCAACGTGCGCTTCTTTGTCGCCGAGAAGGACGGGGCCGAGCCGGTGTGGTGGTTCGGCGGTGGTTTCGACCTGACCCCCTATTATCCCTTCCGGGAGGACGTGATCCACTGGCACCGGGTGGCCCGGGAAGCCTGCGAACCTTTCGGCGCCGAGGTCTATCCGCGCTTCAAGCGCTGGTGCGACGAGTATTTCTATCTCAAGCATCGCGGCGAAACCCGTGGGGTCGGCGGCCTGTTCTTCGACGATCTCAACGACTGGGGGTTCGAGCGCTGTTTCGCGTTTCTGCGCTCGGTGGGGGACCATTACATCCCCGCCTATCTGCCCATCGTCGAGCGCCGCAAGGATCTGCCCTACGGGGAACGGGAGCGGGAGTTTCAGGCCTACCGGCGCGGCCGCTACGTGGAGTTCAATCTGATCTATGACCGCGGCACGATCTTCGGCCTGCAGTCGGGCGGCCGCACCGAATCCATTCTCATGTCGCTGCCGCCGGTCGCCAAATGGGCCTACAACTGGCGCCCGCCGGAAGGATCGAAGGAAGCCGAACTGTACGACTACCTACGCCCCCGCGACTGGCTGAACGAGGGCTGA
- a CDS encoding GGDEF domain-containing protein: protein MSPNRILRLSIQALGIAILVGLSALLLIHVLDDYRLILTQARERSRLTAHYVAHDLERRFYGIEQMFLGIGDLLTVLGDSPQAHTLIEAVLKDRQRREADFMDLLVVDTQGRIRHWTGTGTPPSVTDRSYVTAHLQNPDSQWFVGPPQWSKVHQGQRFFAVSRAFREPDGHLRHILVAILDLQTLPRAYVEPGLDNLRIQLKSNTGNVYFTVDGISRPRWERPSAWFGLDDTLGTATAVPGTPLGVQARLGTDAVLGPWLANTAVSFSLGALLSLAMFTAFRHIIRQQDRLDFLATTDALSRLTNRGHFMALARKLFTQSRRYDQPLSTLVLDIDDFKQVNDRYGHSQGDRAIQAVARLLREHCRDSDLVGRMGGEEFVMLLPNTTVAGALATADKLLKAVEDAPLGEKEPFSITVSIGVSGRTAADSDLESLINRADQALYRAKRAGKNRVEQLAVPHS, encoded by the coding sequence ATGTCACCGAACCGTATCCTCCGCTTGAGCATCCAGGCACTCGGCATCGCGATACTGGTCGGCCTCAGCGCCCTGCTGCTGATCCACGTCCTGGACGACTACCGCCTGATTCTGACCCAGGCCCGGGAGCGCAGCCGCCTGACCGCCCATTACGTCGCCCACGATCTGGAGCGGCGCTTTTACGGCATCGAGCAGATGTTCCTGGGTATCGGGGACCTCCTGACTGTGCTCGGTGATTCCCCGCAGGCTCACACGCTCATCGAGGCCGTGCTGAAGGACCGGCAGCGGCGCGAGGCCGATTTCATGGACCTGCTGGTCGTGGATACCCAAGGCCGCATCCGCCACTGGACCGGCACCGGCACACCGCCGTCGGTCACCGACCGCAGCTACGTCACCGCCCACCTGCAGAATCCCGACAGTCAGTGGTTCGTGGGGCCGCCGCAATGGTCCAAAGTCCACCAGGGGCAACGTTTCTTCGCCGTCAGCCGCGCCTTCCGGGAGCCGGACGGCCACCTGCGCCACATTCTCGTCGCCATCCTGGACCTGCAGACCCTGCCCCGTGCCTATGTCGAACCCGGCCTCGACAATCTGCGAATCCAGCTGAAGAGCAACACCGGGAACGTCTATTTCACCGTGGACGGGATTTCCCGGCCCCGCTGGGAACGCCCCAGCGCCTGGTTCGGCCTCGACGACACGCTCGGAACCGCCACCGCCGTCCCCGGCACGCCCCTCGGCGTCCAGGCCCGCCTGGGTACCGACGCGGTCCTGGGACCGTGGCTGGCGAACACCGCCGTCAGCTTCTCTCTCGGGGCTCTCCTCAGCCTCGCCATGTTCACCGCCTTCCGCCATATCATCCGCCAACAGGACCGGCTCGACTTCCTCGCCACCACCGACGCCCTCAGCCGCCTGACCAACCGGGGCCATTTCATGGCCCTGGCCCGGAAACTGTTCACCCAGAGCCGCCGCTACGACCAGCCGCTCTCGACCCTGGTGCTCGACATCGACGACTTCAAGCAGGTCAACGACCGTTACGGCCACAGCCAGGGTGACCGGGCGATCCAGGCTGTGGCCCGTCTGCTGCGCGAACACTGCCGCGACAGCGATCTGGTCGGGCGCATGGGCGGCGAGGAATTCGTCATGCTGCTGCCCAATACCACGGTGGCCGGCGCCCTGGCCACCGCCGACAAGTTGCTGAAGGCCGTGGAGGATGCGCCACTGGGTGAGAAAGAGCCGTTCTCCATCACCGTCAGCATCGGCGTCAGCGGCCGGACGGCGGCAGATAGCGATCTGGAGTCCCTCATCAATCGCGCCGACCAGGCCCTCTACCGGGCCAAACGGGCCGGCAAGAACCGCGTCGAACAACTGGCCGTCCCGCATTCGTGA
- the aroE gene encoding shikimate dehydrogenase — translation MPEPDRYAVFGHPIGHSRSPQIHRLFAEQTGEALVYTAQDVPPECFATALRVFRAGGGAGLNCTVPLKEQAFEAAQVLSDRARLSGAVNTLWWDRDDVLHGDNTDGVGLVRDLTVNLEVALTGKRVLLLGAGGSARGVLGPLLAERPEAIVIANRTVSRAEELARRFAALGQVAACGFAALEGCRFDVVINATSTSLQGELPPLPDDLLAPGAVCYDLMYADVPTAFVRWGLDHGAGLSVDGLGMLVEQAAEAFRIWRGVRPQTAPVIACLRR, via the coding sequence ATGCCTGAACCGGACCGTTACGCTGTCTTCGGCCATCCCATCGGCCACAGCAGATCGCCCCAGATCCACCGTCTCTTCGCCGAACAGACCGGCGAGGCGCTCGTCTACACCGCCCAGGACGTGCCGCCGGAATGCTTCGCCACCGCGCTTAGGGTCTTCCGCGCCGGCGGCGGTGCCGGGCTCAACTGCACCGTTCCCTTGAAGGAGCAAGCCTTCGAGGCGGCACAGGTACTCAGCGACCGGGCCCGCCTGAGCGGGGCGGTGAACACTCTGTGGTGGGACCGGGACGATGTCCTGCACGGCGACAATACCGACGGCGTCGGCCTGGTGCGGGATCTGACCGTGAACCTGGAAGTGGCGCTGACCGGGAAACGGGTGTTGCTGCTGGGTGCGGGGGGATCGGCCCGGGGCGTTCTGGGACCGCTGCTGGCCGAGCGGCCGGAGGCGATCGTCATCGCCAACCGCACCGTCTCCCGGGCCGAGGAACTGGCGCGGCGCTTTGCCGCCCTGGGGCAGGTGGCGGCGTGCGGCTTTGCCGCGTTGGAAGGATGCCGCTTCGATGTGGTGATCAACGCCACTTCCACCAGCCTGCAGGGGGAATTGCCGCCGTTGCCGGATGACCTGCTGGCGCCCGGGGCGGTCTGCTACGATTTGATGTACGCCGATGTCCCGACGGCGTTCGTGCGCTGGGGCCTCGATCACGGTGCCGGTCTCAGCGTCGACGGCCTGGGGATGCTGGTGGAGCAGGCGGCGGAAGCCTTCCGCATCTGGCGCGGGGTCAGGCCGCAAACAGCGCCGGTCATCGCCTGCCTGCGCCGGTGA
- the cmoB gene encoding tRNA 5-methoxyuridine(34)/uridine 5-oxyacetic acid(34) synthase CmoB, producing the protein MRPWGRTLPRQLAAALAPQRHGDLRHWRQLLAELPRPVPSSLALAAPTVRIGAPADCDAATRTALEAALRQLHPWRKGPFEVFGIHIDAEWRSDRKWARLEHAVSPLAGRLVLDVGAGNGYYALRMLGAGAARVIGIDPTLRYVFQFLALKRLAGDLAADILPLALEDLPPKLQAFDTVFSMGVLYHRRSPFDHLFALKDCLRRGGELVLETLVTEGREGEVLVPRDRYARMRNVWFIPSVVTLEGWLVRAGFERIRCIDVSRTTPEEQRATDWMRFQSLADFLDPSDPDRTVEGYPAPRRAILLAEKP; encoded by the coding sequence CTGCGTCCCTGGGGGCGAACGCTGCCCCGGCAGCTGGCCGCCGCCCTGGCTCCGCAGCGCCACGGTGATCTGCGCCACTGGCGGCAGCTGCTGGCGGAACTGCCCCGCCCTGTGCCATCGTCGCTGGCGCTCGCCGCCCCGACCGTGCGCATCGGCGCCCCGGCGGACTGCGACGCCGCAACCCGCACGGCGCTGGAGGCCGCCCTGCGCCAGCTGCATCCTTGGCGCAAGGGTCCGTTCGAGGTGTTCGGCATCCACATCGACGCCGAATGGCGTTCCGACCGCAAATGGGCCCGGCTGGAACACGCCGTTTCCCCGCTGGCAGGCCGCCTGGTCCTCGACGTCGGCGCCGGCAACGGCTACTACGCCCTGCGGATGCTGGGGGCAGGGGCGGCCCGGGTGATCGGCATCGACCCGACCCTGCGCTACGTGTTCCAGTTCCTGGCCCTCAAGCGCCTGGCCGGCGATCTGGCGGCGGACATCCTCCCCCTGGCCCTGGAGGACCTGCCACCGAAGCTGCAGGCCTTCGACACCGTGTTCTCCATGGGGGTCCTCTACCACCGCCGCTCGCCCTTCGACCACCTGTTCGCCCTCAAGGACTGCCTGCGCCGCGGCGGCGAGCTGGTGCTGGAGACCCTGGTGACCGAAGGCAGAGAAGGCGAGGTGCTGGTGCCCCGGGACCGTTACGCCCGGATGCGCAACGTCTGGTTCATACCCAGCGTGGTGACCCTGGAAGGCTGGCTGGTACGGGCCGGCTTCGAGCGTATCCGCTGCATCGACGTCAGCCGCACCACCCCGGAAGAACAACGCGCCACCGACTGGATGCGGTTCCAGTCCCTGGCCGATTTCCTCGATCCGAGCGATCCCGACCGCACCGTGGAAGGCTATCCGGCCCCGCGCCGGGCCATCCTGCTGGCGGAGAAACCATGA
- a CDS encoding PilW family protein yields MSRQQGVSLVEILVALVTGLILTAGVIQIYAANKQTYRVAEASARIQENARFAMELLARDIRMAGYQGCAGQARTLVNTLNDTSSFLYNFGNAIYGFEATSASAWTPTKDSSITSPLGGRDIVAIRGMFDEGVAVTGQPSNSGDCGNSSSFTADLKVSDASVFSNGDIVIAGNCSRASIFQITNVNAGMNVVHNTGGSVTPGNATKDLGACYAGNGELAKITTRTFYIRTNPAGFPALYRKDGSNAAEELVEGIENMQILFGQDSDGDGVTDQFVRANDVTDWSRVASVRISLLLQSTEDNITTAPQTYTFNGATVTPADRRLRRVFITTIGLRNRLP; encoded by the coding sequence ATGTCGAGGCAGCAAGGCGTTTCCCTGGTTGAGATCCTAGTGGCCCTGGTGACCGGCCTGATCCTCACCGCCGGGGTGATCCAGATCTACGCCGCCAACAAGCAGACTTACCGGGTCGCCGAGGCTTCGGCAAGAATTCAGGAGAACGCCCGCTTCGCCATGGAATTGCTGGCCAGAGACATCCGCATGGCCGGTTACCAGGGCTGCGCCGGACAGGCCCGAACTCTGGTCAACACCCTCAACGACACGTCTTCTTTTCTGTACAACTTCGGCAATGCTATATACGGGTTTGAGGCCACCAGCGCCAGCGCCTGGACGCCCACAAAAGATTCCAGCATCACCAGTCCTCTTGGGGGACGCGACATCGTCGCCATCCGGGGCATGTTCGACGAAGGGGTGGCCGTCACGGGGCAGCCGAGCAACTCAGGGGACTGCGGCAATTCCAGTTCCTTTACCGCCGATTTGAAGGTGAGCGATGCCTCGGTCTTCAGCAACGGCGACATCGTCATCGCCGGCAACTGCTCCCGCGCCTCCATTTTCCAGATCACCAACGTCAATGCCGGAATGAACGTGGTCCACAACACCGGCGGCTCGGTCACCCCCGGCAACGCCACCAAGGATCTGGGCGCCTGCTACGCCGGCAACGGTGAACTGGCCAAGATCACCACCCGCACCTTCTACATCCGCACCAATCCGGCCGGTTTCCCGGCCCTGTACCGCAAGGATGGCAGCAATGCCGCCGAGGAACTGGTGGAGGGAATCGAGAACATGCAGATCCTCTTCGGCCAGGATTCCGACGGCGACGGTGTCACCGACCAGTTCGTGCGCGCCAACGACGTGACCGACTGGAGCCGGGTCGCCAGTGTCCGCATCAGCCTGCTGCTGCAGTCAACCGAGGACAACATCACCACCGCTCCCCAGACCTACACCTTCAACGGCGCCACCGTGACGCCGGCGGACCGCCGCCTGCGGCGGGTGTTCATCACCACCATCGGCCTGCGCAACCGCCTGCCATGA